In Musa acuminata AAA Group cultivar baxijiao chromosome BXJ2-10, Cavendish_Baxijiao_AAA, whole genome shotgun sequence, a genomic segment contains:
- the LOC135625476 gene encoding uncharacterized protein LOC135625476 isoform X1: MVKDCTSGSQIFQIEKVKMSGKALRDLNVLPSSGLDKNSDISGKGSLAKSYIENINDNGHELQKKNCPLFSATLNKVDIVKSNGLETVNTEVEYIDSENLADIADVDASFNTLLARLDSKDWVSTCEALNNVRQFSIYHKQKLLEIFGAVIRLIVKSLKCPRSAVCKTALMASADIFKAYNDIIIDSIDPLLVQLLLKSSQDKRFVCEAAEVALVSMTTWVSPTLLLPKLLPYLTNKNPRIRAKASMCLSRSVPQLGMEGIKAYGIDKLIQIAAAQLSDQLPESREAARALAMQLQAIYVDSQVSQCEESVKLVDADSWEAFCHAKLTPLSAQAILRVTATPKEGLAMS, from the exons ATGGTTAAGGATTGCACATCCGGAAGCCAAATATTTCAG ATTGAGAAGGTGAAAATGTCTGGAAAAGCCCTCAGAGACCTTAACGTACTCCCATCATCTGGATTGGATAAGAATTCAGATATATCCGGCAAGGGAAGTTTAGCCAAGTCATACATTGAGAATATCAATGACAATGGGCATGAATTGCAGAAGAAAAATTGCCCCCTTTTCTCTGCTACACTAAATAAAGTTGATATTGTAAAGAGCAATGGACTGGAAACAGTAAATACAGAAGTTGAGTACATAGACTCGGAAAACCTGGCTGATATAGCAGATGTGGATGCAAGTTTTAAC ACACTGTTAGCTAGGTTAGACTCAAAGGACTGGGTATCTACATGTGAAGCACTCAATAACGTGCGCCAGTTTTCAATATATCATAAGCAAAAGCTGCTTGAGATCTT TGGAGCTGTTATCCGATTGATTGTGAAGTCACTGAAATGTCCAAGGAGTGCTGTCTGCAAAACGGCTCTCATGGCATCTGCTGACATTTTTAAGGCTTACAATGATATAATTATTGACTCAATTGATCCCTTG CTTGTCCAGTTGCTACTGAAATCCTCACAAGACAAGCGCTTTGTTTGTGAAGCTGCTGAGGTAGCTTTAGTATCAATGACGACTTGGGTCTCTCCCACGCTGTTGTTGCCAAAGTTGCTGCCTTATCTTACGAACAAAAATCCTAGAATACGAGCAAAGGCATCTATGTGCTTAAGCAGGAGTGTGCCTCAACTT GGGATGGAGGGGATTAAAGCATATGGAATTGATAAGCTAATCCAAATTGCAGCTGCTCAGCTCAGTGACCAGCTTCCTGAATCAAGAGAGGCTGCTCGGGCGCTTGCCATGCAGCTGCAGGCCATCTATGTCGATTCTCAAGTCTCCCAGTGTGAGGAATCTGTAAAGTTGGTGGATGCTGATTCATGGGAAGCTTTTTGCCACGCAAAACTGACACCTTTGAGCGCTCAGGCAATTCTTCGTGTCACGGCTACCCCAAAAGAGGGTCTTGCAATGAGTTAA
- the LOC135625476 gene encoding uncharacterized protein LOC135625476 isoform X3 — protein sequence MSGKALRDLNVLPSSGLDKNSDISGKGSLAKSYIENINDNGHELQKKNCPLFSATLNKVDIVKSNGLETVNTEVEYIDSENLADIADVDASFNTLLARLDSKDWVSTCEALNNVRQFSIYHKQKLLEIFGAVIRLIVKSLKCPRSAVCKTALMASADIFKAYNDIIIDSIDPLLVQLLLKSSQDKRFVCEAAEVALVSMTTWVSPTLLLPKLLPYLTNKNPRIRAKASMCLSRSVPQLGMEGIKAYGIDKLIQIAAAQLSDQLPESREAARALAMQLQAIYVDSQVSQCEESVKLVDADSWEAFCHAKLTPLSAQAILRVTATPKEGLAMS from the exons ATGTCTGGAAAAGCCCTCAGAGACCTTAACGTACTCCCATCATCTGGATTGGATAAGAATTCAGATATATCCGGCAAGGGAAGTTTAGCCAAGTCATACATTGAGAATATCAATGACAATGGGCATGAATTGCAGAAGAAAAATTGCCCCCTTTTCTCTGCTACACTAAATAAAGTTGATATTGTAAAGAGCAATGGACTGGAAACAGTAAATACAGAAGTTGAGTACATAGACTCGGAAAACCTGGCTGATATAGCAGATGTGGATGCAAGTTTTAAC ACACTGTTAGCTAGGTTAGACTCAAAGGACTGGGTATCTACATGTGAAGCACTCAATAACGTGCGCCAGTTTTCAATATATCATAAGCAAAAGCTGCTTGAGATCTT TGGAGCTGTTATCCGATTGATTGTGAAGTCACTGAAATGTCCAAGGAGTGCTGTCTGCAAAACGGCTCTCATGGCATCTGCTGACATTTTTAAGGCTTACAATGATATAATTATTGACTCAATTGATCCCTTG CTTGTCCAGTTGCTACTGAAATCCTCACAAGACAAGCGCTTTGTTTGTGAAGCTGCTGAGGTAGCTTTAGTATCAATGACGACTTGGGTCTCTCCCACGCTGTTGTTGCCAAAGTTGCTGCCTTATCTTACGAACAAAAATCCTAGAATACGAGCAAAGGCATCTATGTGCTTAAGCAGGAGTGTGCCTCAACTT GGGATGGAGGGGATTAAAGCATATGGAATTGATAAGCTAATCCAAATTGCAGCTGCTCAGCTCAGTGACCAGCTTCCTGAATCAAGAGAGGCTGCTCGGGCGCTTGCCATGCAGCTGCAGGCCATCTATGTCGATTCTCAAGTCTCCCAGTGTGAGGAATCTGTAAAGTTGGTGGATGCTGATTCATGGGAAGCTTTTTGCCACGCAAAACTGACACCTTTGAGCGCTCAGGCAATTCTTCGTGTCACGGCTACCCCAAAAGAGGGTCTTGCAATGAGTTAA
- the LOC135625476 gene encoding uncharacterized protein LOC135625476 isoform X2: MIEKVKMSGKALRDLNVLPSSGLDKNSDISGKGSLAKSYIENINDNGHELQKKNCPLFSATLNKVDIVKSNGLETVNTEVEYIDSENLADIADVDASFNTLLARLDSKDWVSTCEALNNVRQFSIYHKQKLLEIFGAVIRLIVKSLKCPRSAVCKTALMASADIFKAYNDIIIDSIDPLLVQLLLKSSQDKRFVCEAAEVALVSMTTWVSPTLLLPKLLPYLTNKNPRIRAKASMCLSRSVPQLGMEGIKAYGIDKLIQIAAAQLSDQLPESREAARALAMQLQAIYVDSQVSQCEESVKLVDADSWEAFCHAKLTPLSAQAILRVTATPKEGLAMS, translated from the exons ATG ATTGAGAAGGTGAAAATGTCTGGAAAAGCCCTCAGAGACCTTAACGTACTCCCATCATCTGGATTGGATAAGAATTCAGATATATCCGGCAAGGGAAGTTTAGCCAAGTCATACATTGAGAATATCAATGACAATGGGCATGAATTGCAGAAGAAAAATTGCCCCCTTTTCTCTGCTACACTAAATAAAGTTGATATTGTAAAGAGCAATGGACTGGAAACAGTAAATACAGAAGTTGAGTACATAGACTCGGAAAACCTGGCTGATATAGCAGATGTGGATGCAAGTTTTAAC ACACTGTTAGCTAGGTTAGACTCAAAGGACTGGGTATCTACATGTGAAGCACTCAATAACGTGCGCCAGTTTTCAATATATCATAAGCAAAAGCTGCTTGAGATCTT TGGAGCTGTTATCCGATTGATTGTGAAGTCACTGAAATGTCCAAGGAGTGCTGTCTGCAAAACGGCTCTCATGGCATCTGCTGACATTTTTAAGGCTTACAATGATATAATTATTGACTCAATTGATCCCTTG CTTGTCCAGTTGCTACTGAAATCCTCACAAGACAAGCGCTTTGTTTGTGAAGCTGCTGAGGTAGCTTTAGTATCAATGACGACTTGGGTCTCTCCCACGCTGTTGTTGCCAAAGTTGCTGCCTTATCTTACGAACAAAAATCCTAGAATACGAGCAAAGGCATCTATGTGCTTAAGCAGGAGTGTGCCTCAACTT GGGATGGAGGGGATTAAAGCATATGGAATTGATAAGCTAATCCAAATTGCAGCTGCTCAGCTCAGTGACCAGCTTCCTGAATCAAGAGAGGCTGCTCGGGCGCTTGCCATGCAGCTGCAGGCCATCTATGTCGATTCTCAAGTCTCCCAGTGTGAGGAATCTGTAAAGTTGGTGGATGCTGATTCATGGGAAGCTTTTTGCCACGCAAAACTGACACCTTTGAGCGCTCAGGCAATTCTTCGTGTCACGGCTACCCCAAAAGAGGGTCTTGCAATGAGTTAA
- the LOC135625939 gene encoding omega-hydroxypalmitate O-feruloyl transferase-like, which yields MVSEHGEAAVEENLSAKMFQLSVKQGEASLVPPAKETERVLYFLSNLDQNIAVIVRTVYCFKSPDQGNEKAGDVIREALSKVLVHYYPLAGRLTVSSERKLIVDCTGEGAVFVEAIADCEMEQIGDIAKPDPSMLGKLVYDVPGAKNMLEIPPLVAQVTKFKCGGFILGLAMNHCMFDGLGAMEFVNSWCETARGLPLSVPPFMDRTVLEARDPPLLEFPHHEFREIPDSPLTISLYQEEMLYKSFYFDPHRIEHLKSRATGDGVLHSCTTFEALSALVWRARTAALRVEHDQQTKLLFAVDGRSRFDPPLPKGYFGNGIVLTSALCDAGELLEKPFSFAVGLVQKAVRMITDGYMRSAIDYFEVTRVRPPLTSTLLITTWSRLAFHATDFGWGKPLQSGPVALPEKEVILFLSHGKERRSTNVLLGLPDSAMVAFQELIEM from the exons ATG GTTTCAGAGCATGGAGAGGCTGCCGTCGAAGAGAACCTCAGTGCCAAGATGTTTCAGCTAAGTGTCAAGCAAGGAGAAGCCTCGCTTGTGCCGCCGGCAAAAGAAACAGAGAGGGTACTCTACTTCCTTTCCAACCTTGACCAGAACATCGCGGTGATAGTTCGAACAGTCTACTGCTTCAAATCACCGGATCAAGGTAATGAGAAAGCCGGTGATGTTATCAGGGAAGCATTATCGAAGGTTCTTGTTCACTACTACCCGCTCGCCGGAAGGCTGACCGTAAGCTCGGAGAGGAAGCTCATTGTGGATTGCACCGGAGAAGGCGCGGTGTTTGTGGAGGCAATAGCAGACTGCGAGATGGAACAAATAGGAGACATTGCGAAGCCTGATCCTTCTATGCTTGGCAAGCTCGTCTATGATGTTCCAGGCGCCAAGAACATGCTGGAGATACCGCCTTTAGTAGCTCAG GTCACTAAGTTCAAGTGTGGGGGGTTCATCCTCGGACTAGCCATGAACCACTGCATGTTCGACGGCCTGGGAGCGATGGAGTTTGTGAACTCATGGTGCGAAACAGCCCGAGGACTACCGCTCTCTGTGCCGCCCTTCATGGATCGAACGGTGCTCGAGGCCAGAGATCCGCCTCTTCTCGAGTTTCCCCACCATGAATTCAGGGAGATCCCCGATTCCCCACTCACCATATCTCTGTACCAGGAGGAAATGTTGTACAAGTCCTTCTACTTCGACCCGCATAGGATCGAACACCTCAAGAGCAGAGCGACGGGAGACGGCGTCCTTCACAGCTGCACCACCTTCGAGGCTCTGTCAGCACTCGTATGGAGGGCTCGCACGGCGGCCCTGCGGGTGGAGCATGACCAGCAGACGAAGCTGCTCTTCGCGGTGGACGGCCGGTCCAGATTCGACCCGCCGCTGCCAAAAGGCTACTTCGGCAACGGCATCGTGCTAACCAGCGCCTTGTGCGATGCAGGGGAGCTTCTCGAGAAGCCGTTCTCGTTCGCGGTGGGACTGGTTCAGAAGGCAGTGAGGATGATCACGGACGGATACATGAGGTCTGCCATCGACTACTTCGAGGTGACCAGAGTGAGGCCGCCTCTTACCTCAACGCTTCTGATAACCACCTGGTCCAGGCTGGCTTTCCACGCCACGGACTTCGGGTGGGGGAAGCCGCTGCAGTCGGGGCCGGTGGCATTGCCTGAGAAGGAGGTGATCCTGTTCTTGTCGCATGGGAAGGAGAGGAGGAGCACGAACGTGCTTCTGGGACTGCCAGACTCTGCCATGGTGGCATTCCAAGAGCTGATAGAAATGTAG
- the LOC135625478 gene encoding NADH dehydrogenase [ubiquinone] 1 alpha subcomplex subunit 1-like translates to MAKLFWLEAVLPLGIIAGMLCVMGNAQYFIHRAAHGRPKHIGNDVWDVAMERRDKKLMDQYSGAAN, encoded by the exons ATGGCGAAGTTGTTCTGGTTGGAAGCCGTTCTTCCGCTAGGAATCATCGCTGGGATGCTCTGCGTGATGGGCAACGCGCAATACTTCATCCATAGAGCCGCCCACGGGAGG CCGAAgcatattggtaatgatgtgtggGATGTGGCGATGGAGAGGAGGGACAAGAAGCTCATGGATCAGTACTCTGGTGCTGCGAATTAG
- the LOC135625477 gene encoding uncharacterized protein LOC135625477, which produces MELIHHFMILLSLLGVLFAHQFEAQSAGASRSTARSLDALLQDYVYRAFVQPRTGVPYDGTAPSNLTGIKIAALRLRSGSLKKRGVDKYKEFGIPDGVVVRPYVERLVLVYHNLGNWSSFYYPLPGYAYLTPVLGLLAYDAANLSATNLPELDIVASKSPISINFTYVIPAPRGAIARCAQFGIDGSLDFRDLVSSNICSTYRQGHFVIVVNSSEIAPSPAPSRAPGPAPSRVGSKSNKSKVWKIVGGVVGGVIALIFLALLVYLMHQYKHNKKVARMEQHADAGVSVHTTRVGNTHVPVASGTRTQPMLENELVA; this is translated from the coding sequence ATGGAGTTGATTCACCATTTCATGATTCTCCTTTCACTCCTTGGGGTATTATTCGCACACCAATTTGAGGCCCAATCCGCGGGTGCATCTAGGAGCACTGCAAGATCATTAGATGCGCTCCTTCAGGACTACGTTTACAGAGCTTTTGTTCAGCCCCGCACCGGAGTTCCCTATGATGGCACTGCCCCTTCCAATCTCACTGGCATCAAGATTGCAGCACTAAGGCTCAGAAGTGGAAGTCTGAAGAAGAGAGGAGTTGACAAGTATAAGGAATTTGGGATCCCAGATGGCGTCGTGGTGCGACCTTACGTAGAAAGACTGGTTCTCGTTTACCACAATTTGGGCAACTGGTCTTCTTTCTACTACCCTCTTCCTGGTTATGCCTACCTGACTCCTGTGCTTGGTCTCCTTGCTTATGATGCAGCAAATTTGTCGGCTACCAACTTGCCCGAGTTAGATATTGTGGCTTCAAAATCACCCATATCCATCAATTTCACATATGTCATTCCTGCGCCAAGAGGTGCAATTGCCAGATGCGCGCAGTTTGGTATAGATGGCTCACTGGATTTCAGAGACTTGGTATCGAGCAATATTTGTTCCACTTACAGACAGGGCCACTTCGTCATTGTGGTCAACTCTAGTGAGATTGCTCCCTCTCCAGCACCAAGTCGAGCTCCAGGGCCGGCTCCAAGCCGCGTTGGTTCTAAGAGTAACAAATCTAAGGTGTGGAAGATAGTGGGTGGCGTGGTCGGTGGAGTTATTGCTTTAATTTTCTTGGCTCTACTTGTTTATTTGATGCACCAGTATAAACATAACAAGAAGGTGGCACGGATGGAGCAGCATGCGGATGCAGGAGTATCGGTACATACAACAAGGGTTGGAAATACACATGTTCCTGTGGCATCGGGGACAAGGACACAACCAATGCTCGAGAATGAACTTGTTGCTTAA